The genomic segment TTACCCCGCACCAGCTGATCATGACGGCGACGCCTATTCCCCGCACCCTGGCCATGAGCGCCTATGCCGATCTGGACTGTTCGGTAATCGACGAGCTGCCACCGGGTCGCACGCCAGTAGCCACGGCCGTGATCGCGGACGATCGTCGCGCTCAAGTCATTGAGCGGGTGCGTGCCGCCTGCGCCGAGGGCCGCCAAGCCTACTGGGTGTGCACTTTAATTGAAGAATCTGAAGCACTTGAGGCGCAGGCCGCCGAGGCCACCGCCGAGGCTTTGCAACAGCAGCTGCCGGGGCTTGAGGTAGCGCTGGTTCACGGGCGCATGAAAGGCGCCGAGAAAGACGCGGTGATGACGGCCTTTAAAGCCGGCGACATTCATTTGCTGGTAGCCACTACCGTGATTGAAGTGGGTGTGGATGTACCCAACGCCAGCCTGATGATTATTGAAAATCCCGAGCGCCTCGGGCTATCGCAGTTGCATCAGCTGCGCGGTCGGGTCGGCCGTGGGGCAGCTGCAAGTGCCTGCGTGCTCTTGTACGGCTCGCCACTATCCAAACACGCCAAATCGCGGCTGCGGGTTATGCGCGAGAGCAACGACGGCTTTTATATCGCCGAGCAGGATTTAGAGCTACGCGGCCCTGGCGAAGTGCTGGGCACCCGGCAGACAGGGGAAATGGAATTTCGCATTGCCGATCTTGCGCGTGACAGTCACTTGCTGCCAGTTGTGCGCCAAGCGGCAGAGCATATTCACGCACACTATCCAGAGCGGGCTGCAGCTATTGTCGAGCGCTGGCTGGGTGGGCGCGAACGCTATCTCGGCGCGTAACGGGCCCGTGCATTGAGGCCCGCGGCAGGGTGATTCAAAACCCGGCGACAATAACTCACTCAGCCTTTGGCGGGTGACTGAACCCCGAGCTTTAGTGAAAAAGTATGCGCCAAATCACGCCGGGCATAGTATTCGGCTCTATAAGACACTATATTTACTGCTACTCTGCATAAGATGCCATTGTCTTTCCGACTACACTGAATGAAATGCAAACAATAACGGAAAAAGACGCCAAAAATGGTCGCGCAGGCGAGTTTACAGGAGATTTTTCACGTGCCAGTACCCACCAATGTTGAAACACTGCTCAGCAATCAGAATATCCGCTACGACCTGACCGCCACCCCCGTCAACGAAGGCAATTCGCTGGTTTGGCACGACGAACATCTGCGCAATGTGGGTGCCGCTCGCTCCATGCTTTTGCAAGACGACATCGGCCAGGTGCAAGTAGTTTTTGCCGCTGACAGCCTGCTGGATATCTCAGCGGTAAACCGCCACCTCGACCGCCAGCTGCACGCGGTAGGTGAACAGGCTCTGCAACAATTTTACGAAACCCACCAGTGCAACTCGATTCCCGCCCTGCCCCAAGTCGCCGGGCTGCTAACGCTGGTGGATCAGTCCCTGTTACAGCGCGACAACTTACTACTTGACTCCGGCGATGAGTCGCAGCTTATTCAAGTACTGGGTTCGGAGTTTCAGCAAACTCTGACCGACGCAATTGTCTGCGATATTTCCACACCCTTAACGGCACTGGAAAAAGCGCAGCCCAACGAAGACCAAATACAGCAAATCGAGACCGCGGTGCGCAACTTTACCGAGTTGCGGATCAAGCAGCGGCTGGAAGAAACACTGGAGCTGCCGCCTTTGTCGGATACCGCTCAGCGTATTATCAAATTGCGGGTAGATCCCGACGCCGATATCTCCGATCTGGCGCAAATAGTCAGCACCGACCCAAGCCTGGCGGCGCAAGTGGTCAGCTGGGCCGCCTCGCCCTACTATTCGGCACCGGGAAAAATTAAATCCATTCACGACGCCATAGTGCGGGTGCTGGGTTTTGATATGGTGCTGAACCTGGCCCTGGGTCTGGCGCTGGGAAAAACCATATCCCTGCCCAAAGACGGCCCGGACGGTGAACTGCAATACTGGCAGCAGGCAGTGTATATGGCGGCCACCATCGAGGGCTTAGTAGCTGCCATTCCCCGCGAGCAACGCCCGAGCTTTGGCATGGCCTATTTGACCGGCCTGCTGCACAATTTCGGCGCCCTGGTCATGGCCGAGGTTTTTCCACCCTACTATTCTCAGTATTGCCGCCTCAGCGAAGCCAACCCGCATGCATCGCCCCAGGCGATTGAGCGTCACCTGATAGGGATAACCCGGGATCAAATTGCCAGTACCCTGATGGAGCTATGGAATATGCCAGAGGAAGTCGTGGTTGGACTGCGCGAGCAGAGCAACCCTTTTTACCAGGGCGAGCACGCTGCCTACGCCAAGCTGGTTTATGTTGCCAGCGGATTGCTACGCCAGCATGGTATCTGCCGCGGGCCCAAACACGCAATTGCTGAATCGCTGTTTCACGAGTTGGGCCTACCCCGCGATAAGGCCGAAGCGGCGATGGTGAATATCATTGAATCATCCGAGGAACTCGAGCATATTGCCGGCGCCCTGTCTCCCAGCTAATGGTTGACAGGGCGCACACAAAAACCGGCTGCGGCCGGTTTTTTATTGCGCGCTTTCCGGCAAGTGCGCATTGTACGTGGCGGGCTCCAGTAAGCCTTCGCTTTTCGCCACCACCGCCGTTACCGTGGCATCGCCCGTCACATTTACCGAAGTTCGCAGCATATCCAATAACCGGTCCACGCCGATAATCAGTGCAATGCCTTCCTCGATTGGCAAGCCAGCCTGCTGCAACACCATAGTCAGGGTAACCATGCCCACACCCGGCACCCCGGCCGTACCAATTGAGGCCAGGGTTGCTGTCAACACCACCATCAGATACCCGGTAATGCCCACATCAACGCCATAAGCCTGAGCAATAAATACCGTCGCCACACCCTGCATGATCGAGGTGCCGTCCATATTGATGGTGGCGCCCAAAGGCAGAGTAAAAGAGGCAACTTTGTTATCCACCCCCAGCTTTTTTTCTACCGTACTCAGGGTGTAGGGCAGAGTCGCATTGCTGGAGGCGGTGCTGAAAGCAAACACCTGCACCGGGTACATTTTGCGAAAAAACACCAAGGGGTTCAGTCCCGCCAAGGTCTTTAGCAAGGTGGGATAGACCAAAAAACACTGCAGCAGTAGCACCCCGATAACCGTGAAAAAGTAAAACAGCAAGTCCTCGAAAACTTCGAACCCCATGCTCGCAAAAAGCTTGGCCAGCAGGCAAAACACCCCGTAGGGCGCGAGCTGCACCAGCATCAGAATCATTTGCATAACAACCTCGTTGAGATTGTTAAAAAAGCTGGCGATGGGTTTGCCTTTTTCGCCGCTGCGACTTATGGCAATGCCGAACAGCACGGCGAATACAATCACCTGTAGCATCACGCCATCGGCCATGGCCTGCACCGGGTTGGAGGGGAAAATATTGATAATCGTGTCTTTTAGCGAGAGGCTGAAATCGGCATCCGCAGCGCCTGAAGAGGTCAACCCCAACCCCTTACCTGGGCCGACCAAGCTGGCCACTGCAATGGCCAGTGTAATTGCCACTGCGGTCGTCAATACATACAACCCCACGGTCTTAGCGGCCATAGGCCCCATGCGACTCTGAGCGCCCAGCGATGCTGTACCGCACACCAGCGATACAAACACCAAGGGCACCACCAAAAGTTTAAGGGAGTTGACAAACACCGTGCCCACTATGTCGAACAGGCCTTCGACGATATAGCGATCAAGCCAGCCGCCTGGAGCATGAAACAAATTGAGCACCAATCCCAGGGCAATCCCCAGCACCATTGCCAGTAAAATGCGCTTGGTCAAGCTCACCGCACACCTCCCGAGCCCAGGAGTCGGTTTGTATCGATCATAGTTTTATCCTTCTGTCGCGATGGGCCATTAAACCAATCAACCTAGGGCGGGTAAAGTAGCGGGCGAAGTGGGCGCAGCGGTATCTGGCTGCTAGAATAGCGCCTCCGCTTTCTGTGTACCCCGAGGTTTTTTTGCCCCCTACAAAGCGCCACATCGCTCGCGACCGCCGCTTCGCCCGCCAGGGTTGGGGTTTATGGCGGCCGGCCGGGCAGCAGCCAAATATGCCTAAAACGCTGCGCCCCTGGCTACTCGATAGCGGCTCATTGACCGCCAAGCTGCGCCGCCTGAGCGTGGGCCAGCTAAGTGTCGAGATACTGCGCCAAAGCTGGGGTCGCCCTCGTCTGAGCGAAGCGCGGGCACTGGGCTGCAAACCCAACCAGGCCTGTTTAATCCGCGAAGTGGTGCTGCAGGGGCCAGGACAAATGCCCTGGGTTTATGCGCGCAGTTTGTTTCCGGCCCCAAGCCTTACCGGCGCATTGCGGCATTTGCGCCAGCTGGACAACCGTCCCCTGGGTGGGTACCTTTTCAGCCACCCGAACCTGGGGCGCTCCCCCATCAGCATCGCCGCCATTCCGCCTTATACCGGCGTACCCGACCAATTACAGAAACAGCAATTGCTCTGGGGAAGACGCTCGATTTTTGGGCTTTACGGCCGGCACATTTTAGTGAGCGAAGTATTTTTGCCCGGGTTTGTCACCCGGGTGTCAGGAGACCAAAGGCCATGAAAACCGCAAGCCTAAACCGGCTCAAGCTCTACGCGCAATTGACCCGCCTCAACCGCCCCATTGGCTGGCTGCTGGTGTTGTGGCCCACCCTCTGGGGGCTGTGGCTTGCATCCGACGGATTGCCGAGATTGGATTTGTTTGTCATCTACACCCTGGGCGCCATTGTCATGCGCTCGGCCGGCTGTGTGATTAACGACTATGCCGACCGCGATTTTGATGGCCATGTAAAGCGCACCCAAGACCGCCCCCTGGCCACCGGGCGCGTAACCGTGTCCGAGGCCTGGGCCGTCTTTGCCGCTCTGGTCTGCGTAGCGTTTATTTTGGTGCTGCTAACCAACACCCTTACCCTGTGGCTGGCCTTTGGCGGC from the Gilvimarinus sp. DA14 genome contains:
- a CDS encoding aminoacyl-tRNA deacylase and HDOD domain-containing protein, whose amino-acid sequence is MPVPTNVETLLSNQNIRYDLTATPVNEGNSLVWHDEHLRNVGAARSMLLQDDIGQVQVVFAADSLLDISAVNRHLDRQLHAVGEQALQQFYETHQCNSIPALPQVAGLLTLVDQSLLQRDNLLLDSGDESQLIQVLGSEFQQTLTDAIVCDISTPLTALEKAQPNEDQIQQIETAVRNFTELRIKQRLEETLELPPLSDTAQRIIKLRVDPDADISDLAQIVSTDPSLAAQVVSWAASPYYSAPGKIKSIHDAIVRVLGFDMVLNLALGLALGKTISLPKDGPDGELQYWQQAVYMAATIEGLVAAIPREQRPSFGMAYLTGLLHNFGALVMAEVFPPYYSQYCRLSEANPHASPQAIERHLIGITRDQIASTLMELWNMPEEVVVGLREQSNPFYQGEHAAYAKLVYVASGLLRQHGICRGPKHAIAESLFHELGLPRDKAEAAMVNIIESSEELEHIAGALSPS
- a CDS encoding chorismate lyase gives rise to the protein MPPTKRHIARDRRFARQGWGLWRPAGQQPNMPKTLRPWLLDSGSLTAKLRRLSVGQLSVEILRQSWGRPRLSEARALGCKPNQACLIREVVLQGPGQMPWVYARSLFPAPSLTGALRHLRQLDNRPLGGYLFSHPNLGRSPISIAAIPPYTGVPDQLQKQQLLWGRRSIFGLYGRHILVSEVFLPGFVTRVSGDQRP
- a CDS encoding dicarboxylate/amino acid:cation symporter, with translation MSLTKRILLAMVLGIALGLVLNLFHAPGGWLDRYIVEGLFDIVGTVFVNSLKLLVVPLVFVSLVCGTASLGAQSRMGPMAAKTVGLYVLTTAVAITLAIAVASLVGPGKGLGLTSSGAADADFSLSLKDTIINIFPSNPVQAMADGVMLQVIVFAVLFGIAISRSGEKGKPIASFFNNLNEVVMQMILMLVQLAPYGVFCLLAKLFASMGFEVFEDLLFYFFTVIGVLLLQCFLVYPTLLKTLAGLNPLVFFRKMYPVQVFAFSTASSNATLPYTLSTVEKKLGVDNKVASFTLPLGATINMDGTSIMQGVATVFIAQAYGVDVGITGYLMVVLTATLASIGTAGVPGVGMVTLTMVLQQAGLPIEEGIALIIGVDRLLDMLRTSVNVTGDATVTAVVAKSEGLLEPATYNAHLPESAQ